The Vigna angularis cultivar LongXiaoDou No.4 chromosome 6, ASM1680809v1, whole genome shotgun sequence genome contains the following window.
ttttcaatttttattaagttcaaatattgttttttttaattacaatttaaccGAAATAAATTGGTACATGGGTAGTAAAATctgagtgaaaaaaaaagccagagtaaatttaaaaagggttaaatatgtttttagtccctaaactattggtcgtttctggttttcgtccctctttcaaagtaaggtacgatttggttctcaatctttaaaaaacgttcgttttagtcgaaaaaacgaacattttgaggactaaaacgaggactaaaaacaaaattttgaggactaaaacgaacgttttttaaagattgaggaccaattcgtaccttactttgaaagagggacgaaaaccagaaacggccaatagtttagggactaaaaacatatttaacccatttaAAAAACTGTTTATATGAAATAatctttattaattattatggataaattcaagaacaaagtaaaaaatgatttaattaaaattaatgatttgACATGCACTCTAATCATATAGTTACAAGTTCATAAAAGaattgtattataatttatattattatacattaaaataatcaaCATGTTGAGTAATGTTTTCATTCTTTGCtatttaaattagaatttttaagaTTTGAGAGGAGATGCATTTAAAAGAATGAAGTGCGATGACAATTACATATGAATTGTTTAAAACTATGTTAACATTTattcatcaaaatataaattttattataattttaaaccGCTTACAAACCATAGCTTATGTTATTGAACTTTCTCCtttaaattgtattttcatcattttaggagtcaaaaagaaaattttaatattactatCATTTTAGCTTAagtaatagtttttaattttacattacaaactatattagattttttttttcatcttaaagtgtttttaaaaattgatatgtaatacaactattaaaaatattatattccaacttaaaatattcatataaatatataaaaaatattgttgcaAAATATTTCCATTtgcataagataaaaatattaattataaattcaaaatcatatttaggcagttataaaaaaaattctgaatatcttttacttttatgGAAATTATATTGCGTTATTTGAATTGTCGTTATTCTCATGTTAAGGTGAAAAAGTATATCCTCGTTTgagaatataacaaattatttcctttttttttcaattattttagaaatgtacaaaaattaataaaatatgttttaagttATGCCTGAGTATATTATTCGGacgataatattttaaaaaatgtgatttgAGATTATAAGATGGTAGTTATTATAAAGTATAAGTTATCACAAAATCTGATATAACAAACTtagaaaaaaatagttcaattaTACGGAACACCAAAATTCAAAGGAAGAAAGTTAGAAAGTTGCGTGCGTGCGTGATGAACTAAAAGGGCTGTGAAGAGTGTTGCGATTGCTTTGTTTGGTTTGTTCTCTGAAACAGAGAATGGAAGTGAGCGACAAAGTGAAGATGGCTGCTTCTCTGTGGTTAGAAGGCTTTGGAGAAGCTTGTTGCCTTCATCGCGTTGTTCTTCTGTGTATGAGGTCCCACAACCTTTTGATGCGAACTGGCCAGTGTTTCCTCTTAAATGGTTTCATTTTTTTAGGAAGGTATTTTCTTTCCCTTTAATCacattcaattttcttttctctactCACCATTTTACCCGTTTTAACAAAAAATCACACCCCATCCTTTAAATTACCACAACTCTGCACTGGGAAATCAAATTTTGTAATCCAACGGATGTCAGACAGCCTTTGTTACTTgtcttttgttgtgttgtgttgtgagTGTGATCAATTTGCTATATTGGGTTGTTGGCGCACAGGGAGATAACGGAGGAGGGTTATTGTTACCTGGTTCTTCATAAGGAACGGAGAAATAGGAGAGCTTTGAGGGATAGACTTAACAATTTACTACAGTTTTAACGTTTTTGGTCTCCTATGGAAATTGTTGTCAAACATTTATGATCTTGATAGTGGTGTCAGTACCATTTTGCTCCTCTTGATTCAGTCTTCAGCagttttcacaaaaatatattattcagtGTGAAAAATTTAAACTTTCTGTTTTTCATTCACTTCTCAACCGTGTATAATGGAGTTCACGGTGCTCAGGATTTGAGGATTGTATTGTTGGAGTTTATCATTCCAATCTGTATATTCATATGTTCTTTATGATATTTATACTAATAGGCATTAATTGGGCACACTGAATTTTCAGAACTGAAATATTTGATAGATAATCCTTTTCACATCAGCCTTtctaaaaaatcaatatttttctcCAATTTACTGGGATATACGTCTcaatttgagttttaggtaaGTTAGCTGTCTGTGGTTGGACGAGTGGGTTTTGGAGGGGCCAAGGTCTGCAAAATGAAATCTGTTTGTCCCTTATAAGTGCTTTGCTCATGAAATAATTGAACTaggttcaatttattttaacacGGAGAATAAGAATTTGCTGCCAAGAATTGGATTATGTATACTTTTGACGTAATGAGTGGAAGAAATCTGATTGACAATTAGGTGTTGATACCTGAATATTTTTTGTCGTCTATGGATTGTACTTCACAATCACGAATCTGACTTCTACTTGTAtaagaatttgaaaatctttaaatttttgtgCAGTATATTCGTCCTAAAGTCAGTTGTGATCCCTGCATTGTGGTGGATATTACCTGGTCAATGCTCACAATTTGTTTCTCATGAACTGTGTGACTTAGGTGGCactttgaaattttattctttcttaCGTCTGGCACTCATTCAGCTCTGTTACGTAAGTATAAAATGTACTACTTTTAAAGTGCACACTGACCATACAAAGTACTTTGTTGTGTTTCTTTCCAAGTTGATTCTGTTTTCCATTATAACACATGGATTTTCATTATTCATATTATTTGAAGAATCTTTGACAAGTTTTGCCTTGAATGTTTGCATAATTGCTGAACCAGTTTGGAAGAATCTATTAATGAGAAAAGCATGGAAGGTctaatgaaaatatgaaatttcaaAAGTCAATGTTTGCAATGCTAGTTGTATAATTCctgagatttttttatttattttcttttgatgcAATGCATTTTAGATATTTTGGTGTATCTAGTTTGCACAAGAAAAAACTCTGCAATTTTGAATTTGGTTTTCCATTTAATCTGTTGTGATTGTCCTTCTTTTTGTTTCCTGCAGGTGCTCTGGTTTTACCCATTATACGTGTTCAGCATAGTTCTCAGCACAATTTGGTAAGATTTTCTTTCTAATCATCTGTCTTgcatctttattttcattttgtatatCTTGGGCTGACCATGGTTATTTAGTTATGCTCGTTGTTAAGTTTTTTCATATGTGTACATGTATGTCTGAAGCTTCATCAACCAGGTAGAATAAACAGAGTGCTCTTAAGCGGACTAGATATTCTCCAAACATGAAAAGAACAAAACGTAGAAATATTACAGCCTTTCAGCCCATTCTATATCCATATATGCaatcataaatattataaactgCTTTTTCTATCCAAAATCAGTGCTGGGCTGGAATTCTTGTTGGAAATTATAGTTTATAAAGATGTGATATGGAAGGGTGATCATGTAGAAGGGATGTGgttgtttttagttttctaCCTGAGTTCAAGGCTTGGAGGTTTCTCCATTACTAGGTGCTTTCATCTAGAGGTTTGTGGTAACATTTAAATCACCTGCATGACTATCCACATAATTGGTGCCATTGATTTGATTGATGCTTATGTAGAGGCTATTGAATCCACTCTCCAATCAATAGATATTGTTGCAAATTGTGGCTTGAAATTGAAGGAAGCCCTTAGTTTGGTTGAATGAACGTTCAGATAGGGTGAGCTCCTTGATGAGTAGCATCAGGAACCTAAGAAGCACAAACACATTTCTGAAACGCTGTTTCCATCCAATGTGGCCAGTCGGATCAGACATGGCCTACCTGCTGGACATGTGAATCTAACGCCGCTTATTTCCACTTTTTTCACAAACTCATGTGGTTTTCCATCATTTTTCGTGTTTACCCCATTGCTAGTCACTGTCTATCAAACTAGCCATTGTCCATAGTTGAACCAGTGTTGGTTCTTGCCCATGCAGgttaaaaattgatatatttttttggaattttcTTTACAATGATTGTTTCTCAAAttctcttacattttttttatggagtAAGATGTCtcttagtaatatttttatgagaCTTATTATCATATGAATATATGCATCTTATTGTGATATTTGATCTTAgatcttatttattttgtgattttgataatattttctaatatatatatatatatatatatatatatatatatatatatatatatatatatatatatatatatgagtgtgtgtgtgtgtgtgtgtataaatatatataagcCGTGTCCATGCTTCATAGTCAGGAACATTGCCAAGTTCCCTGTGGAAATGCATGATGACATGTAAGAGGGATTACAACACCCGCAGCATTCGTTGATTTCACCTTCCAAATTTTGGGTGTGAATGACAAACATAACCGAGGCTCCTAGATCTAAACATCAAAGATTTTATGATCAATACTGCGTGTATTGAATCCAATTGAACTGCACCAAATAGTGGCTTCCTAGAGTGGAAATCCATTAGATTGGTTGTCTAGGGCAGGAGAAATTCAGTCCTTATGTAGTTTGGACTCCTGTAGAATGATGACATATTTGATGTGTGTGATTACATTTTTCccctttttaattatttccaGACGAAAAATGAggaaattatttcatttgaagCTGCTATTATAAGTGGAAGGACTAAATTCTGTTCTATAGGAGGACTCAATTTTCTCCTCGATGCAAGAGGCTTCCATGCGTTTTATTACTGGCCAGCAAAAACCTGAAGGGTACAAATTAGTCATGGTTGTGCTAGGCACCTTTTCTGAATATGCCCCATTTTCTCCAAATAAAATACCCTTTCACTGTCATGGTTGTTGCTAGAATTTTGTTGAAGTGGTACGATTACATGGTTTTCCAAGTGCAATTTGAATAAGAGAGAGCTTTTGTTCCTCAGCAATGTCTGTTAATAGATAATTTGCCTACAAGGGACATTTTTAAGATTAGTATGTCCTATCCTATCGTCCATATGCAGAAGACAAACTGTGGTGTTTAGCATCTGTTTGGAGACTTATTTGCTGTCTTTTGCTTCTGAGCAGTCTAAACATTTAGCATTTAGCATTTATTCCTATCAGAATTACTAACACATTGTTTTTAGGTACAATGACATTGCCAAGTATGGGTATGCTGCAATGGGAAGATCTAAGCTGACTGTAGAGAAAGGCTCAAGCCAAAACAACTCTCCAAGTATGCAAGATGCTCATCATGTAAAAGGACCGTCTGGCTTGGGAGGGTAAAGTTCTAATTAATAGTTACTTTGCAgagcaatattttttttttctatttggtatcagtttttttttcacGGTAAATAGTGGAAAAGGTTCAGCTACTGTGTTTACTTAATTCAGGGTCATGATTGGAATAGGACAGCAGGTGTACTCGATACTGCTTTTGggtgttttttttcttgaggTACTAAAATCGTTACAATTTCAGTTTCCATGAGTGTAGGATAACATTTGCATGCTCTGATATGCAGTAAAAATA
Protein-coding sequences here:
- the LOC108340922 gene encoding protein EI24 homolog, translated to MEVSDKVKMAASLWLEGFGEACCLHRVVLLCMRSHNLLMRTGQCFLLNGFIFLGSIFVLKSVVIPALWWILPGQCSQFVSHELCDLGGTLKFYSFLRLALIQLCYVLWFYPLYVFSIVLSTIWYNDIAKYGYAAMGRSKLTVEKGSSQNNSPSMQDAHHVKGPSGLGGVMIGIGQQVYSILLLGVFFLEVYATGYIPYIGKLINFFLLSWMYAYYCFEYKWNFNEVALDRRLDYFESYWPFFAGFGSPCVLAIFFFSPLVSYGIMAILFPLFVLTAAGSESEQEISFEKHKWRAAGLERLPIFYVADKVSLWILSLFPLEKGDQVQDRKEQ